Proteins encoded by one window of Polycladomyces subterraneus:
- a CDS encoding phosphatidylglycerophosphatase A family protein produces MGNDSFLEEVGGVFYRHVVKLLEQRGVSLEAIGEIVYELQRPYNDTLSLDECVESVSHVLKKREVQNALLTGIALDELAEAKKLPQPLQTMMEIDEPLYGVDEILALSIINVYGTIGLTSFGYLDKIKVGILKRLNHRNDQIHVFLDDLVAGVAAAASARIAHRHPDTQRYAADMDESTGLDEEG; encoded by the coding sequence ATGGGGAACGATTCGTTTTTGGAAGAGGTGGGTGGCGTGTTTTATCGCCATGTGGTCAAACTGTTGGAGCAGCGGGGAGTGTCGCTGGAAGCGATCGGGGAGATCGTGTACGAGCTCCAGCGGCCCTACAACGATACATTGTCCCTGGATGAATGTGTGGAAAGTGTATCCCACGTCCTCAAAAAAAGGGAAGTCCAGAATGCACTCCTTACGGGAATTGCCCTTGATGAACTGGCGGAAGCCAAGAAATTGCCGCAACCCTTACAAACGATGATGGAGATCGATGAGCCGCTTTACGGTGTGGATGAAATCCTGGCGCTCTCCATCATCAACGTGTACGGAACGATTGGGCTGACCAGCTTTGGCTATTTAGACAAAATCAAAGTGGGGATCTTGAAACGGTTGAATCACCGAAACGACCAAATCCACGTGTTTTTGGACGATCTGGTGGCCGGTGTCGCGGCGGCGGCTTCCGCCCGGATCGCGCACCGCCACCCTGATACACAGCGATATGCGGCGGATATGGATGAATCAACCGGACTGGATGAGGAAGGATAA
- a CDS encoding Nif3-like dinuclear metal center hexameric protein, with the protein MERALNELFRVKELGPDPGFSRFVPGVYDPVGFDWKSAFEPGFKRLFNGLMIRGADRVSRVFLAVFPTEEVLEAFLEEGKTGDLLFMHHPLTMECGDPYGDWGKGFVPVDGEWWARIREKGLSVYTCHAPMDIHPTIGTNAAIVEALEARETGSFFQDRMGAYGRIAEIEQMDTDTLIARLKRIFAIPYVDFEGKKRRDITRIAIVAGCGDVVAAMKEAEEKGAQAYVTGEIHCRVDNDYGRRRFREMMDYVPTTSMSLIGVSHAASEFLVMNTQMRRWFERECGVATVLLEQSHWWR; encoded by the coding sequence ATGGAAAGGGCGTTGAACGAGCTGTTTCGCGTAAAAGAACTCGGGCCGGACCCAGGGTTCAGCCGGTTTGTACCCGGGGTGTACGATCCGGTCGGATTCGACTGGAAATCCGCGTTTGAACCGGGATTCAAACGGTTGTTCAACGGATTGATGATACGCGGTGCCGATCGGGTCAGCCGTGTATTCCTCGCGGTATTTCCAACGGAGGAAGTCTTGGAGGCCTTTCTTGAGGAGGGAAAAACGGGAGATCTTCTTTTCATGCATCATCCTTTGACAATGGAATGCGGTGATCCTTACGGAGATTGGGGCAAGGGATTTGTACCGGTGGATGGGGAATGGTGGGCGCGTATCAGGGAGAAAGGATTGTCGGTTTACACCTGTCACGCTCCGATGGACATACATCCGACCATCGGTACCAATGCGGCCATCGTTGAAGCATTGGAAGCTCGAGAGACGGGTTCTTTTTTTCAGGATCGGATGGGAGCGTATGGTCGAATCGCAGAGATCGAACAGATGGATACGGATACACTGATTGCTCGTCTGAAGAGAATTTTCGCTATTCCTTATGTAGATTTCGAGGGGAAGAAACGTCGTGATATCACGCGCATTGCGATAGTGGCAGGGTGCGGGGATGTTGTCGCCGCCATGAAAGAAGCGGAGGAAAAAGGTGCCCAGGCGTATGTGACAGGGGAAATACACTGCCGGGTGGATAATGATTACGGCAGAAGGCGCTTTCGTGAGATGATGGACTACGTTCCAACTACCTCGATGTCATTGATCGGTGTCTCCCATGCAGCATCGGAGTTTTTGGTGATGAATACGCAGATGCGACGTTGGTTTGAACGGGAGTGCGGGGTTGCGACAGTTTTGCTGGAGCAAAGTCATTGGTGGCGATGA